The genomic interval TGTTATTTATCCTCAGCCATATCACGCCGATTCCCGCCAGGCTGACCGTGGAGAGCCTCTTCCCACCGGAGTTTACCGGGCTACTGCTGGGCGTGATGTGCCTGCTGCAGTTCCTGGTCAGCCTGTTCATCGAGCGGCGCTATGAACGGAAGGTGGCCAGCTCGCTTTTCTGGGTGATCTGGTTCCCGATGGTGTACTGGATGATTGGCCTGTTCACCACCCTTGTCGCATTTCCAAAAGTCATGCTTAAACGTCAGCGCGCCCGCGCGCGCTGGATCAGCCCGGACCGGGGAAAAGGACGCATTTAATGAACGAAAATACCTTAATTCTGACCGAACATCGGCTATTGCCACGTCTTTTCGATGCCGCGTTAACGCTGGTGGCGTGGGGAGGCTTTCTGTTTTTCCTGTATGCCAGGCTCTGGATGCAGTTAACCGATGAGAGTGACCACCGCTGGAGCGTGATTATTGCCTCCTTTAATACGGTGTTGATCTATTTACTGTTCGCCGCGCTCAACGGCTGGCTGCTGATTTTATGGTATCAGTACAATCGCCGCCGCGCCCACGTGAGAAGGCGCCAGCCGGGTTATTTTCACCAGGAGGAGCTGGCCCGCAGCTTTAATGTCTCACCGCAAATCATCTCCGAGATGAGCCAGTACAACCTGCTGACGGTCTATCATGACCAGATTGGCCGCATCATCGATCTGAAGATCAGCGAGCAGCTGGAAGAGGAAGAACAGTAACAAAAAGCCCCCGCAGGATACCCAGCGGGGGCTTTTTTATAGCGGGTGTGAACTACTTATCTTTAACCACGATCAGCGGCTCAATATCGCTCTCTTTCTTCACCACCAGCGAGTCATCGCCGCGCAGACAGGTCCCGCCGTAGTTGCCGCCCACGGTGAAGGTGCAGACCTGTATGTACTTACCGTCGACCTTCGGCAGGCACCACAGCTGCTGGTAGATGTTTTTACGGTCGACAAACTTGCCGCTGGATTTATCCAGCAGCTCGTCCTGGGCGCTAATCAGGTCGATATTGCTGCCGCAGCGTCCGGCGATCGGCTTGACGGCATAGCCGGTCTGCTTCAGCAGCTCGTTAACCTCAAAATCGGTGTCGAGCAGGTAGCGGTGATTCGGGAACAGCTGCCACAGCACGGGCAAGATCGCCTTGTTGCCGGGAATCACCGTCCACAGCGGTTCGAAGACCAGCACCTCCGGGCGCAGCAGAACGTCAATCAGGCGCACCTCGCCCTCGGGATGTCCGGTGCGGATCGGCACGGCGGCGTATTCGGTTTCGCTGACCTCGCGGATCTGCTCAATCGCCGTTTCCCACGCCCAGGTTTTCCACACGCAGTTGACGTGGCGACCTTCGTCGTCAATCAGCTGTCCGGCGGCATCCCAGCTGAGCGCCTCCAGCCCGTGCAGGATTTTGGTTTCGAAACCGGCCTGCATCAGCGAACGCTGAATAAAGAGCGCGTGATAGTCCTCTTCGACATCGTTGTCCTGCATGATGTGGACGAACGGCCGCGCGTGGCTGTGCTTCCAGGCGCCGGTCAGCTCTTCCAGCAGCCCTTCTGCCGGGTTATGCCCGTTGCCGCGATAGCCGTTTTTCACCCACTCTTCGAGAATCAGCCCGCCCTCGGTATGGCAGGAAGCGGAGTCGGCGTTGTACTCGTAGACCTTAATGCCGCGCTCATCCATGCAAAAATCCATACGACCGGTGATCATATGGTGACGACGCCACTGCCAGGAGAGGCGCAGGCGCGGCCAGAGGATTTTCGGGATGTCGAAAAGCGCCAGCAGGCTGTCGTCTTTCAGCACCTTGTCCGTCGCGTGCAGGTACATCAGATGCAGTTCGTTGGTGGCCTTGATTAGCTCCTGCTCGGCGCTTTCGGTAATGGTGAAGTACTGGCAGGGATCTTTGTTGATCACATGACCGTTGGCGCGGATATACGCCTGCTGCAATGCATCATTCTCGTTAAGCCATTTTCCGTCGAACTGACGCGTGTTTTTCAGCCGCGCGCCGCTGATTTTCAGCCGTTCGCCGTCGATTTCCGGCTGGGGAACGCTGTGTTCCGTGTCGTCGGTCTGGATCATCCAGCCGAGAATTTCCGTGTCGTTGAAGGTGTCATGGATTGTATAACGCCCGTTCTCCACGCTCAGACGCAGCTCGCGCGTCCACTGCTGCCCGAGCGGCAGCGGAGAGTGAATCACGTTCTGCTCCGCGATACGCACCTTATCGTCCAGAAGCTGGGTGATCACCGCCACGTGGCCGGTCTCATGAAACTCGCCGCCCTTTTGCCAGATCAGCAGCGCTCCGGCGCGCGGCGCGCGTTTTGAGCCGTTGGCAAAAGCCTGAAGGGGCAGAATGTTATCGTTCACCACCTGACGCAAAAAGCGCAGGGAGAAGATCTCCCACGCCATGCCGACGTCGGTAAACACGAAGCCATAGTTGAGGAACAGAAAACGGCGGGCGAACTCAACGCACTGCCACTTGTGGCCCATGTATTCGTTGCCGATATAGCTGCGAAAATCCGCGTCTTCCGGGTACTTTCGCGGGTCCAGACTGCCGTAATTTGAAGAGTAAATCGCCACACCACCGGGCGCATAGCCTAACAATGTCCCGAATGGCGCATCACTGCTTAACTTTCCTTTACGCATGTATCCAACCTAAAACAGGCAGGCGGCAATTTTTTAAGGGTTGTCGTCGTCTGCACGTTGTAATTAACCTGACAGAGGAACGTTTATCATACACCTGCGCGGCGCATTAATTACATGTTAAACAACCAGCATGCCGCAAAATGCCCGGGCGCAATCTCCTGCATCGCAGGCTCCTGCGTCTGGCAAACCGGCATGGCGTGCGGGCAGCGGCTGCAAAACTTACAGCCCGGCAGCGCGGACGCGGGGCCAGGAATGTC from Enterobacter sp. JBIWA008 carries:
- the pgaD gene encoding poly-beta-1,6-N-acetyl-D-glucosamine biosynthesis protein PgaD, with protein sequence MNENTLILTEHRLLPRLFDAALTLVAWGGFLFFLYARLWMQLTDESDHRWSVIIASFNTVLIYLLFAALNGWLLILWYQYNRRRAHVRRRQPGYFHQEELARSFNVSPQIISEMSQYNLLTVYHDQIGRIIDLKISEQLEEEEQ
- the gss gene encoding bifunctional glutathionylspermidine amidase/synthase, whose product is MRKGKLSSDAPFGTLLGYAPGGVAIYSSNYGSLDPRKYPEDADFRSYIGNEYMGHKWQCVEFARRFLFLNYGFVFTDVGMAWEIFSLRFLRQVVNDNILPLQAFANGSKRAPRAGALLIWQKGGEFHETGHVAVITQLLDDKVRIAEQNVIHSPLPLGQQWTRELRLSVENGRYTIHDTFNDTEILGWMIQTDDTEHSVPQPEIDGERLKISGARLKNTRQFDGKWLNENDALQQAYIRANGHVINKDPCQYFTITESAEQELIKATNELHLMYLHATDKVLKDDSLLALFDIPKILWPRLRLSWQWRRHHMITGRMDFCMDERGIKVYEYNADSASCHTEGGLILEEWVKNGYRGNGHNPAEGLLEELTGAWKHSHARPFVHIMQDNDVEEDYHALFIQRSLMQAGFETKILHGLEALSWDAAGQLIDDEGRHVNCVWKTWAWETAIEQIREVSETEYAAVPIRTGHPEGEVRLIDVLLRPEVLVFEPLWTVIPGNKAILPVLWQLFPNHRYLLDTDFEVNELLKQTGYAVKPIAGRCGSNIDLISAQDELLDKSSGKFVDRKNIYQQLWCLPKVDGKYIQVCTFTVGGNYGGTCLRGDDSLVVKKESDIEPLIVVKDK